The genomic stretch GAGCGCCGCAGGCGCCGATGAGGGACGCACCCACGAGCCATCCGGCCATCCACTTGAAACCGACTCGAACGTTCTTGCTCATGCGAACGACTTCCTTTGCTGGGGGGCCCGCTGCTGTGTGCTTCCGGGGTAGGGCCCTCCCGTAGCAAGGCACGGGCCAGTTTCTCACTTTCGTGGAAATGGAGGGTTACAGCGGCGGTGCTGCCAGAGTGGAGCATCCAGGCTCCACCTCCAAGGCGTGGAGGCGTAAAGAGTCGTTACGAAAACGCGGCGATGCTCCAATCATCCCGCGAGGTTCGGGGGGGATGTCAGGGTGTCTTGAAATCGGACAGGGGTTTCTCACCTTTGAAGCAACCTCCAGCCTCCGACCGCCTGGCGCCGCTTTCGAGCCACGCGTCAGGACTTGCGCTGGCGCAGCGCGGCCCGGGCGCTCGTCCAGTCCACGAGGCTGTCGTTGAGATCGTCATCACCGCGTTGGGCCTCGGGCATGTCACCCGTCTCCACCCGGCGGATGACCTCGGGGAGCGCGTCGTAGAACTCCTTCGAGCGCCACTTCGGGTGCAGGCTCCACAGCCCCGGAGACTGGCCCAGGAAGTCGAGCCGCCGCAGGCCCTCGCGTTCCATGGCGCGGGTGAGGATGTTCTCCGGCTCGCGGTACGGGGGATTGCCCGCGCGCAGCGCCCGGAGCAGATGGATGGGGGGCGCCAGCTTGCGCTTCAAGGGCACGAGCCGCTCGAGGAGCCTGCGCCGGTCCATCAGGAAGACGCGGGTGCTGAAGCGCCGCATCAGGAATCCGGCGGGAACGGAGGGATCCGGCTCGATGCCACCGCGCAGGTGGATGCGCAGGCGCCCGTCGGCGGTGGGAGGGCCGGGGTGGGGCGCGCAGTAGAGGAGCTCCGGCCGGGAGGCCAGCAGTTGCACGGCCTCGGACACCCAGGTGGGAGAGCCGCCCCCCAGGAGGATGTCCGCGTCGAGGTGGAAGACGTGGTCGTGCGTCGCCGCGTGCAGCCCGTACATGTATGAGTAGTACGGCCCGCCGCGCGAGTCCTTCAGGGGGACTGGCTTTCCGCCGAAGAATCGCTCGGCCATGGCGGAGGCGGTGGCGGGGGAGTAGTCCACCTCGCGCACCGTGGCCCGTGGGTAGCGCGCGCACAGCTCCGAGAGCAGGGCCTCCATCCCCGGGCGGCGCTCCTCCCACGCCGCCGCGAAGCGATGGCCCTTGCTGCGGTGCAGATCCAACACGAGAAGCACTTCGTCCACGGAGGAGGCGAGCTGCCGCAACTGGTGCGGCAGGATGTGGCGCGCGTGGGGAAGGTCGGTGGGCGCGAGGTTGATCTGGAGCGTGACGGCGCCGTGGTGGGAATCCATGGTCGAGCGCCCCACTACCACGAAGCGGGCCGGTGCACCGAACGGATGCGTCAGCTCAGGAGGGAGAGCACCAGCACGCCACCCCAGATGAGGCACCCCACCGTGCCGAGCACGATGCCAGCGATTGCCTGTCCCTTGCGTCCGATGGGCGGGTGCGCGTTCGGGTTCACGCGCCGCAGGCCGATGATGGAGCACACCAGCATCGGGTGCAGACCCCGAGCGCGGGCTGGTCGGGGTGGGCGTGGCAACGGCTCTCTTCGACTCCGGGTGTGATTGCTCGGGGCGCCCTCAACCCCGGCCACCCGTTGGCGGCTCCGCCCGCTCCACCACCGGCAGGCTGAAGGAGAAGGTCGTCCTGAGGCCGGGCTCGCTCTCGGCCCAGAGCCGGCCGCCATGCGCTTCGACGAGCCCCTTGCAGATATAGAGGCCCAGGCCGATGCCCGCCGCCTGTTTGCGGCCCTCCTTCGTGCGATGGAAGCGCTGGAACAGGTGGGGCAGATCCTCCGGCGCGATACCGGGTCCCTCGTTGGACACCGAGACCCGCAGCTCATCCTCCTGGCGGTGGAGCTCGACGTCGATGGGAGTGTGGAGCGCGCCGTACTTCACGGCATTCGAGAGCAGGTTGGTGAGCACCTGATCGATACGCAGCGGGTCCGCCAGCGTCCGGGTCTCCTCCGTGGCGGTGACACGGAGGGGGCGGCCCTCGGCCTGGCCCTGCATCCGCCTGACGCTCTCGTGTACCAGCTCCGTGAGCACCACGGGCTGCCGCTCCAGACGGAGCTGCCGCGCCTCGATGCGCGAGGCATCCAGGAGGTCCTCGATCATCCTGCGGAGCCTGCCCACGCTGGTGTCGATCCACTGGAGGGGTTCCTGCTGCTCCTCGGACGGACCGCCCGGGGTGTCATGGCGCAGCGCATCGAGCGCGAGGGCGATGACGCTGACCGGCTGGCGCAGATCATGGGCGACCAGCGAGGTCCATTCCTCCCGCTGGCGCTCGAGTTCCTTGAGCAGGGAGATGTCATGGAAGATGGCGACCGCTCCACTGCGCGACCCCTTGTTCCCGTGGATGGGAGTCGCGCTCGCCAGCACCGGCACGCTCCGCCCATCCCACGTCTGGAGCGACAGCTCGATGCCCACCTCCGGTTCGCCGCGGACCAGGGCCCGGACGCAGGGGACCTCCTCCGGGGGGACGGGCTCTCCGGAGGGACTCCGCATGTCGAAGCGGAGCTGGGGACCTGGGACATCGAGCCCACCGGACTCCCTGGAGCGGAGCGACTGGGCGGCCGCATTGGCCACGAGGATGTGGCCCTGCTCGTCCAGGATGAGGACCCCTTCGGGCATCTGCTGGATGATGCTCATGAGCCATGCCCGCTGGAGCGCCTCGGTGCGGTAGGACTGCTCGAGCGCGAGCCCGGCATGGTTGAGCCTGCGGGAGGCCAACCAGATGAACGGCAGCCCGATGAAGGTCAGCATGCCCGTGACGAGGGCGAAGGCCGTCGTGGGGGTGTAGAGGCCGGACCGGGTGCCCAGCAGGGACAGGTGGCCCAGCACATAGGGGCCGAGGAGCAGGGCTGGCAGCAGGCGGCGCACCAGGGCACTGCCCGAGTGCGTTCCCGACAGGGTGCTCATGAGCCCCTGCTCGGGCCTGGCCGCGAGGATACCGAGGCACAGCGCGACCAGGACCGAGCACGTGTGCAGGGCCATGCCGAGCTTCGTGGGCAGACCCGGCAGCGTATGGAGCTGGGAGGCGCCCGTGCCGTAGCCGATCAGCGCGGTCCAGGAGATCACGGCCACGGTGAGCGCGAGGTATTGCGCAGGCCTGAGACCTCGCCGGGTCTCCACGTCGAGCAGCAGCAGGGCCAGGCCGAGCAGGAGGAAGGCGAGCGCCGTTTGGGGAGAGGGTGGCAGTGCCCCGTTCCGCGTGGGCAGCAGCCAGGCACACAGTCGGCTGAGCCACTCCTGGTGGAAGATGTACTCGGCCAGGGTGAGCGCTCCGAGGAGACTGGTCAGGGTGGCGCAGACCCGGCCTGCCCCGCGCCGGCGTGGATCCGGGGTGACAGGACTCAGCAGCCACAGCGCCAGGCCAGTGAGGATGAGCCCCGCCGCGGAGAGGGCCACCATGGGGGGGAGGCCGGGCACCAGGACCGTCAAGGACTCGACGCCGAAGCACCAGCCGCCCACCAGGACGATGGTGCCAACGACGACACCGACGCTGGCCATGACAGGGGCCAGTCGCTGGAGGAATTTCGAGATGCGCGGGTCCACCGTCACTGTCATGGAGACAACAGTGTACTGGATGGCGGGAGAGATTTCTCTTGCAACTCGAACGAAGTATGCCGTGCCAACTTCTCGGGAGGAGAAGCCAGCGAGAGAGCGCCCGGGGAGGAGCGGTCATCAGCGTCTGAGCCTGCCCCGGTTTCGTCATGGTCGGACACAGGGGAGGTCGTGTTGACGCCGCTGGCGGCGACGAAGCAGAGTCGGAGCGTGGCACGTCTTCACCTCCTCGTGGGCCCGGTCGCGGCGGGCAAGTCGACCTTTGCCCTTCAGCTGGGGCAGCGGCATCGCGGTGTTCATCTGAACCTGGATGAGTGGATGGCGCGGCTCTTCAGCCCAGACCGCCCGGACTTCGGCGTCATGGACTGGTACGTCGAGCGCACCGCACGCTGCATTGAGCAGATCTGGCGGCTGACGACGAACATGATCGACGTGGGCACTGACGTCATCCTCGAGATCGGCCTCCTTCAGCGATGTGACCGCGAGCGGCTCTACGAGCGCGTGGACGCGAGAGGTTACGATTTGACGGTGTACGTCCTGGATGCGCCCCGCGAGCTCCGCCGCGAGCGTGTGCAACAACGCAACCATGAGAAGGGGGAGACCTTCTCGATGGTGGTGCCGCCACACATCTTCGAGCTGGCCAGCGACATGTGGGAGCCGCTCGATGAAGACGAGTGCAGCGGTCGCGACGTACGCTTCATCTCCACGGACTCGAGCATGCTGGACCGCTAGCCACCGCGTACCGCTATAAGCTGGGCCACACGCTGCTCGTCTCCTTCGCGGGGCGGACTTCCTCGACACTCGCCGGGCGTGTGTCGATTAAGCGGCGCCCCGCCAGGGGTTGTTGTTTGTTTTCTATTCCTC from Archangium lipolyticum encodes the following:
- a CDS encoding sensor histidine kinase; amino-acid sequence: MTVTVDPRISKFLQRLAPVMASVGVVVGTIVLVGGWCFGVESLTVLVPGLPPMVALSAAGLILTGLALWLLSPVTPDPRRRGAGRVCATLTSLLGALTLAEYIFHQEWLSRLCAWLLPTRNGALPPSPQTALAFLLLGLALLLLDVETRRGLRPAQYLALTVAVISWTALIGYGTGASQLHTLPGLPTKLGMALHTCSVLVALCLGILAARPEQGLMSTLSGTHSGSALVRRLLPALLLGPYVLGHLSLLGTRSGLYTPTTAFALVTGMLTFIGLPFIWLASRRLNHAGLALEQSYRTEALQRAWLMSIIQQMPEGVLILDEQGHILVANAAAQSLRSRESGGLDVPGPQLRFDMRSPSGEPVPPEEVPCVRALVRGEPEVGIELSLQTWDGRSVPVLASATPIHGNKGSRSGAVAIFHDISLLKELERQREEWTSLVAHDLRQPVSVIALALDALRHDTPGGPSEEQQEPLQWIDTSVGRLRRMIEDLLDASRIEARQLRLERQPVVLTELVHESVRRMQGQAEGRPLRVTATEETRTLADPLRIDQVLTNLLSNAVKYGALHTPIDVELHRQEDELRVSVSNEGPGIAPEDLPHLFQRFHRTKEGRKQAAGIGLGLYICKGLVEAHGGRLWAESEPGLRTTFSFSLPVVERAEPPTGGRG
- a CDS encoding AAA family ATPase, giving the protein MARLHLLVGPVAAGKSTFALQLGQRHRGVHLNLDEWMARLFSPDRPDFGVMDWYVERTARCIEQIWRLTTNMIDVGTDVILEIGLLQRCDRERLYERVDARGYDLTVYVLDAPRELRRERVQQRNHEKGETFSMVVPPHIFELASDMWEPLDEDECSGRDVRFISTDSSMLDR